In a single window of the Arthrobacter sp. StoSoilA2 genome:
- a CDS encoding amidohydrolase family protein: MLPQRTSLLLQNAFILSLDPDVPDGITDILIRDGIIEKLGQGLALPNGVEQIDGTGNLVMPGFVDTHWHLWNSLLRGTVGDGPGRDYFSVKRGLAPHLNDDDFYWSARFALAEAVQNGITTVHNWDHNVRGAGDIDANIQAHLDSGLRGRFSYGPRDSSGADEVMDFDGLDDAINRWTSDRLDGRIHFGVALRGPYRTSTELAAREWSCARERNVPITMHCDRCMREPGCQSCGLTRLDREGLLGPDVQVVHAVHASAEDIEAIARTGTRISVSPLSEMRTMGFPVVTEFLEADVLTSLSVDTLAMPANADVLSSLRALLSVEHARTRRATLTPRIALEMATIRAAKDLGIDGITGSIRQGKRADLIIFDRSSTSLLPTGDPAESLVYHGTSAAIRTVISDGRVLLREGELVQQTARQAIDTATERRDALVQRATAAGTWDQWISNNQEGNQR, encoded by the coding sequence ATGCTTCCTCAACGCACTAGCTTGCTACTGCAAAATGCCTTTATTTTGTCCCTCGACCCGGACGTCCCCGATGGGATCACGGACATCCTGATCAGGGATGGCATTATCGAAAAACTCGGGCAGGGCCTCGCCCTCCCCAATGGAGTGGAACAGATAGACGGCACCGGAAACCTGGTGATGCCTGGTTTCGTAGACACACACTGGCATCTGTGGAATTCACTTCTGCGGGGAACGGTGGGGGATGGGCCCGGACGGGACTACTTCTCAGTCAAGCGTGGCCTCGCCCCCCACCTTAATGACGATGACTTCTACTGGTCCGCCAGGTTCGCCCTGGCAGAAGCAGTACAGAACGGAATCACCACCGTCCATAACTGGGACCACAACGTCCGCGGTGCGGGCGATATAGATGCGAACATCCAAGCGCATTTGGATTCGGGGTTGAGGGGCCGATTCTCCTATGGGCCAAGGGATTCCTCGGGTGCCGACGAAGTGATGGATTTCGACGGTCTGGACGATGCCATCAACAGATGGACTTCCGACCGCCTTGACGGGCGGATCCATTTCGGGGTGGCGTTGCGGGGACCCTATCGCACATCCACGGAGCTTGCTGCGCGGGAATGGAGCTGTGCCAGGGAACGCAACGTTCCCATCACCATGCATTGCGACCGCTGCATGCGGGAACCTGGTTGCCAGTCGTGTGGCCTGACCAGACTGGACCGTGAGGGATTGCTCGGACCGGACGTCCAGGTGGTTCACGCCGTGCACGCCAGCGCGGAGGACATTGAAGCCATTGCCCGGACAGGAACCAGGATTTCGGTGAGCCCACTTTCGGAAATGCGCACCATGGGCTTTCCGGTGGTCACGGAGTTCCTTGAAGCGGACGTTCTGACATCACTTTCTGTGGACACACTCGCCATGCCGGCAAACGCAGACGTACTTTCCAGCTTGCGGGCGTTGCTCTCCGTTGAGCACGCACGCACGAGACGGGCAACACTGACTCCTCGAATTGCCCTCGAGATGGCTACCATCCGTGCCGCCAAGGATCTTGGCATCGATGGGATCACAGGATCCATCAGACAGGGCAAACGGGCCGATCTGATCATCTTCGACAGGTCAAGTACCTCGCTTCTTCCAACGGGTGATCCTGCCGAAAGCCTCGTCTATCACGGAACTTCCGCGGCAATCCGCACCGTCATCAGCGATGGACGCGTTCTTCTTCGTGAAGGCGAACTGGTACAACAGACGGCCCGCCAAGCCATCGATACGGCCACAGAGCGGCGCGACGCCCTGGTCCAGCGCGCAACGGCAGCCGGAACCTGGGACCAATGGATCAGCAACAATCAGGAAGGCAATCAACGATGA
- a CDS encoding MFS transporter translates to MISQNNSTAVPKERPPASAERVQRLGSSGAMLMFLLILLAYSVNAMDRMVFPVLLTEVRTEYGFGLPEAGLQSTLFALGMGLTGIPAGMALRRVNRKHVLIMGTVLFSIATVLTVLSAGFWDMLLWRVLSGVGEALQLVAILTVATHAFPRHRGIAIGSVNVAFATGALVGPNLGVFLHQEFDSWRAPMIAFGAIGIVAALLVAVFVRSSFTERRSVQEATHYVGGATSFFSRNPLILAVITVLFGLIDFGYIGMYASFLIEHLHFKQADAALAVGLSGLAAFASPLGGWLVDRLTPKIAITSLSVAQAVCGAALFAGPATVAWQAVWSFLFGLVASSGLYVGLVASLVKSMNESHSSRASGLFTTCIYTAAGFAGLAFSLLVGNTDWSTAGLVQITGLSVASGLLALALRTADFSRLAPSATIPDPVTTTQE, encoded by the coding sequence ATGATAAGCCAAAACAACTCAACGGCCGTGCCCAAGGAACGGCCTCCGGCGTCAGCGGAGCGTGTCCAACGGCTCGGCAGCTCCGGAGCCATGCTCATGTTCCTGCTTATCCTCCTGGCCTACTCAGTCAATGCAATGGACCGCATGGTTTTCCCGGTCCTGCTGACAGAGGTCAGGACAGAATACGGGTTTGGGCTTCCCGAGGCCGGGCTTCAATCCACACTCTTCGCCTTGGGAATGGGACTTACGGGTATCCCGGCCGGTATGGCCTTGCGCCGCGTAAACCGGAAACACGTCCTGATCATGGGTACAGTCCTCTTCTCCATCGCCACGGTACTCACGGTGTTGAGCGCCGGTTTCTGGGACATGCTGCTGTGGCGGGTCCTCAGCGGTGTAGGTGAAGCCTTGCAGTTGGTGGCCATCCTTACTGTGGCAACACATGCCTTTCCCAGGCACCGTGGCATCGCGATCGGTTCAGTAAACGTCGCCTTCGCCACGGGCGCGCTGGTGGGCCCAAACCTCGGAGTCTTCCTCCACCAGGAGTTTGATTCCTGGCGTGCTCCGATGATTGCCTTCGGAGCCATCGGGATCGTAGCTGCGCTTCTGGTTGCGGTGTTCGTCCGCTCGTCATTCACGGAACGGCGCTCCGTCCAGGAGGCAACCCATTACGTAGGTGGGGCAACCAGCTTTTTCAGCCGTAATCCCCTGATCCTGGCGGTGATCACAGTGCTGTTCGGTCTCATAGATTTTGGCTACATAGGAATGTATGCCAGTTTCCTGATCGAGCACCTGCATTTCAAACAGGCTGATGCAGCTCTTGCCGTCGGGTTATCCGGACTTGCGGCTTTCGCCTCTCCCCTGGGGGGTTGGCTTGTTGATCGCCTGACTCCCAAAATTGCCATCACATCGTTGAGCGTCGCGCAGGCCGTCTGTGGTGCTGCATTGTTCGCAGGACCCGCAACCGTTGCGTGGCAGGCCGTATGGTCGTTCCTCTTTGGGCTGGTGGCCAGCTCCGGGCTCTACGTTGGGCTCGTCGCTTCCCTGGTCAAAAGCATGAATGAATCCCACTCATCCCGCGCTTCAGGCCTCTTCACAACGTGCATCTACACGGCAGCGGGCTTCGCCGGGTTGGCCTTCAGCCTTCTTGTCGGAAACACCGACTGGAGCACCGCCGGCCTGGTCCAGATCACAGGCCTGTCCGTGGCCTCCGGTCTGCTGGCTTTGGCCCTGCGAACGGCCGACTTCAGTCGGCTGGCCCCTTCGGCCACTATTCCGGACCCCGTAACCACCACTCAGGAGTAA
- a CDS encoding response regulator transcription factor, with product MASPHSMTNNLPQLSHPDGSPIRALVVDDEPSLAELMSMGLRMAGWSVAVAADGPEAVKLAKDFRPDVLVLDVMLPGFDGVEVLNRIRAFAPEVPALFLTAKDAVQDRIVGLAAGGDDYVTKPFSMEEVLLRLHRLVQRSGVAAMDTAELVVGDLTLNVDTREVSRAGEDIQLTATQFELLRYLMENPKRVVSKSQILDRVWDYDFGGQANIVELYISYLRKKIEANHPPMIHTIRGAGYVIKPAD from the coding sequence ATGGCATCCCCGCACTCCATGACGAACAACCTTCCCCAGCTTTCCCACCCGGACGGCTCCCCCATCCGAGCCTTGGTGGTGGACGACGAACCGAGTCTCGCTGAGCTCATGAGCATGGGCCTTCGCATGGCAGGCTGGTCCGTAGCGGTGGCAGCCGATGGACCGGAAGCTGTGAAGCTTGCCAAGGACTTCCGCCCCGACGTGCTGGTGCTGGACGTGATGCTTCCAGGATTCGACGGCGTCGAGGTCCTCAACCGGATCCGCGCCTTCGCGCCGGAAGTGCCCGCACTGTTCCTCACGGCCAAGGACGCTGTCCAGGACCGCATCGTTGGCCTGGCCGCCGGCGGGGACGACTACGTCACCAAGCCCTTCAGCATGGAGGAGGTTCTCCTGCGCCTGCACCGTCTCGTACAACGCTCGGGCGTTGCGGCCATGGATACCGCGGAACTGGTAGTGGGTGATCTCACCCTCAACGTGGACACACGGGAGGTTTCGCGCGCCGGCGAGGACATCCAGCTCACGGCAACGCAGTTTGAGCTTCTTCGTTATCTCATGGAGAACCCCAAGCGGGTGGTCAGCAAGTCACAGATCCTTGACCGCGTCTGGGACTATGACTTCGGCGGGCAGGCCAACATCGTGGAACTGTACATTTCCTACCTGCGCAAGAAAATCGAAGCCAACCACCCGCCAATGATCCACACCATCCGTGGCGCTGGCTACGTCATCAAGCCTGCGGACTGA
- a CDS encoding MerR family transcriptional regulator — protein MTGTTGSGPWSIGELATACGVSVRTLHHYDEIGLLSASQRTSSGHRRYSEGDLRRLYRIRSLQMLGLPLAAIGKALQAPEDDLESLRGLLQQQLVHVQEHARQLQALQNRLGELLSRMDGHAMPTPEQFMSTLEMITVLENNFTAEQRQQLADKREELGAEKVEAAKKQWAALVEEGLAHVQADRPVTDPSVQEWVRSWDGIGSMFHSSEDTKAAARATWQENSQAISAGLPWTAEQLGGLMAYLEKARSAL, from the coding sequence ATGACGGGAACAACAGGATCCGGGCCGTGGAGCATCGGTGAGCTGGCCACAGCATGTGGTGTCAGCGTGCGGACGCTCCACCACTACGACGAGATCGGGCTGCTGTCCGCAAGCCAAAGGACATCGTCCGGTCATCGCAGGTATTCGGAGGGCGACCTACGCCGGCTATACCGGATCAGATCGCTTCAGATGCTGGGGCTTCCGCTCGCGGCCATCGGCAAGGCGCTGCAAGCGCCCGAGGATGATCTGGAGTCCCTTCGGGGCCTCCTCCAACAGCAGCTGGTCCATGTGCAGGAGCACGCCCGGCAACTCCAAGCGCTCCAAAACCGTTTGGGCGAGCTGTTGTCACGCATGGACGGACACGCCATGCCCACCCCTGAACAATTCATGTCAACGTTGGAGATGATTACCGTGCTCGAAAACAACTTCACAGCCGAACAACGCCAGCAACTCGCGGACAAGCGGGAAGAACTCGGCGCAGAAAAAGTCGAAGCTGCCAAGAAGCAGTGGGCTGCCCTTGTGGAAGAAGGACTGGCGCACGTCCAAGCCGACAGGCCCGTCACGGACCCCTCAGTCCAGGAATGGGTGCGCTCATGGGACGGCATAGGTTCCATGTTCCACTCCAGTGAGGACACCAAAGCCGCAGCACGTGCAACCTGGCAGGAAAACAGCCAGGCCATCAGCGCGGGACTGCCGTGGACCGCTGAGCAGCTGGGCGGGTTGATGGCATACCTGGAGAAGGCGCGCTCGGCCTTGTAA
- a CDS encoding sulfite exporter TauE/SafE family protein — MDIGSVALMALAGTAAGAINAVAGGGSLVTFPTLLALGYPPVAANVINTVAAFPGYVGGVWGYRRELKGQARRVAILGTTTVVGATVGSALLLVGPESTFVAVVPWLVLASTLLLAAQPVLTRWAVARVGGVQNSSVRAERLHASSLGQLGVATYGGYFNAGLGIMMLGVLGITLDERLPRLNALKSVLSAVASAVSLVFFGIFATVAWPAAFVMAAAGLLGGWIGAVLGRRIPDVLLRRCVVIFGLVIFVVLWMDHASSTH; from the coding sequence ATGGACATTGGGTCTGTAGCCCTTATGGCTTTGGCCGGCACAGCTGCCGGCGCAATAAACGCGGTTGCAGGTGGCGGGTCGCTGGTGACCTTTCCAACCCTGCTCGCGCTGGGCTACCCGCCCGTCGCGGCCAACGTCATCAACACGGTGGCAGCCTTCCCGGGTTATGTGGGTGGCGTTTGGGGCTATCGCAGGGAACTCAAAGGACAGGCCCGCAGGGTCGCGATCCTGGGAACCACCACCGTGGTTGGTGCCACAGTGGGATCAGCGCTCCTGCTGGTGGGACCGGAATCAACATTTGTTGCTGTGGTTCCGTGGCTGGTGCTTGCATCGACCCTGCTGCTGGCAGCGCAGCCCGTCTTGACCAGATGGGCAGTGGCACGCGTGGGTGGGGTTCAGAATTCAAGCGTGAGAGCTGAACGACTGCATGCCAGCAGTCTCGGTCAGTTGGGTGTGGCTACCTATGGTGGCTACTTCAACGCCGGACTGGGCATCATGATGCTCGGTGTTTTGGGCATTACCCTCGATGAGCGGCTTCCCCGGCTCAACGCACTCAAGAGTGTGCTGTCCGCCGTCGCGAGCGCTGTCTCCCTTGTCTTCTTCGGTATCTTCGCGACTGTCGCATGGCCCGCGGCATTTGTGATGGCCGCCGCTGGACTGCTCGGAGGATGGATCGGTGCCGTTCTGGGCCGACGCATTCCGGATGTCCTGCTGCGGCGTTGCGTAGTCATTTTTGGCCTTGTCATTTTCGTCGTTCTTTGGATGGATCATGCTTCCTCAACGCACTAG
- a CDS encoding pyridoxal-dependent decarboxylase, whose protein sequence is MSALPEAYGAALERAMAHATDWLASVPGRSVRPTSDADQVASSLLSRLPDEATDAADVVDELAALAEPGLMAIQSGRFYGWVMGGTLPAAMAADWLVSAWDQNAGLRFATPAAAAIEESAAAWLLELLDLPRGSDVGFTTGATTANFAGLAAGRQYLMDEAGWDLADLGLTGAPRITTFAGRERHAAVDLALRYLGLGACVPVDTDDQGRILPEALADAMDEQPGPSLVCLQAGNLHSGAFDPMSEAIAVAHDREAWVHVDGAFGLWAAVSPQLRGRLAGVEAADSWATDAHKTLNVPYDCGLAIVSRPEALRRAFSVHTSYLIATETGLGDPFDKVPELSRRARGIPVWAALRQLGRSGVIAMVDRLAANARALAEGLAGIPGVEILNDVVFTQVSVVFGSDDRTRRVTQRLMAEGIVWMSGSSWRGRDILRISVSNWSTDAGDVAASIAAVRGAAEAEPEA, encoded by the coding sequence ATGTCTGCGTTGCCGGAGGCGTACGGTGCTGCACTGGAGCGGGCCATGGCGCACGCTACGGATTGGCTTGCATCGGTGCCCGGCCGTTCTGTCCGGCCCACGTCCGACGCCGACCAAGTCGCTTCGAGCCTTCTTTCGAGACTTCCCGATGAAGCAACGGACGCGGCTGACGTAGTAGATGAGCTCGCCGCATTGGCTGAGCCCGGGTTGATGGCAATCCAGTCCGGACGCTTCTACGGCTGGGTCATGGGCGGGACGTTGCCCGCTGCCATGGCTGCAGATTGGCTTGTCTCGGCATGGGACCAAAATGCCGGGCTCAGGTTTGCGACCCCGGCCGCCGCCGCGATCGAGGAATCCGCAGCGGCGTGGCTCCTGGAGTTATTGGATCTTCCGCGAGGGTCCGACGTCGGATTCACCACTGGCGCTACCACCGCCAACTTCGCCGGGCTGGCTGCCGGGCGTCAATACCTGATGGACGAGGCAGGGTGGGACCTCGCGGACCTGGGCCTGACCGGGGCGCCCCGGATCACCACGTTTGCAGGCCGCGAACGGCACGCCGCCGTGGACCTCGCCCTGCGGTACCTGGGGCTGGGAGCCTGCGTTCCCGTGGACACTGACGATCAAGGCAGGATCCTGCCGGAGGCACTCGCGGATGCCATGGATGAACAACCCGGCCCTTCCCTCGTGTGCCTGCAGGCAGGCAATCTGCATTCCGGAGCGTTCGATCCGATGTCCGAAGCCATTGCTGTAGCCCATGACCGCGAGGCCTGGGTGCATGTGGATGGCGCATTTGGATTGTGGGCTGCGGTCAGCCCACAACTGCGCGGGCGGCTGGCCGGAGTAGAGGCAGCCGATTCGTGGGCCACCGATGCCCACAAAACATTGAACGTCCCGTACGACTGTGGCTTGGCCATCGTCTCCCGGCCGGAAGCGCTGAGACGCGCCTTCAGCGTCCACACGAGCTACCTCATTGCAACGGAGACCGGACTGGGCGATCCGTTCGACAAAGTTCCGGAACTGTCCCGTAGGGCCCGGGGCATCCCGGTATGGGCTGCCCTCCGTCAGTTGGGCCGGTCCGGAGTCATTGCCATGGTGGACAGGCTTGCAGCAAACGCCCGCGCGTTGGCGGAAGGCCTCGCTGGTATCCCGGGCGTGGAAATTCTCAACGATGTCGTTTTCACGCAAGTATCGGTCGTCTTCGGAAGTGATGACCGCACACGCCGCGTTACTCAGCGGCTCATGGCCGAAGGCATTGTGTGGATGTCCGGTTCCTCGTGGCGCGGACGCGATATCCTGCGAATTTCGGTGAGTAACTGGTCCACGGACGCAGGTGACGTAGCTGCCTCCATCGCAGCCGTTCGAGGTGCGGCAGAGGCCGAACCGGAAGCATAG
- a CDS encoding GntR family transcriptional regulator has protein sequence MSSDAAGTGSARSTYDVLWARFLDGTYTAGDRLPEASIAEELGVSRTPVREALSRMLAEGLLTPAARGVVVAGLDHDAKRRLFDLRRNLEGFAAELTAARARDGQIAPAWFARLNDAATGFAKAIESGDVRESTRINRQFHDLIVEASGNEFLADAHRRAIARLAVSTAANLGKDDWAHKAAEQHVEIARAIADGDVASARSLSEAHISDAQKVADLAA, from the coding sequence ATGAGTTCAGACGCGGCAGGAACAGGATCAGCACGCTCAACCTACGACGTCCTGTGGGCCAGATTTCTCGACGGCACCTACACCGCCGGGGACCGCCTTCCGGAGGCATCGATAGCAGAGGAATTGGGAGTCAGCCGCACACCCGTAAGGGAAGCGCTGAGCCGCATGCTTGCCGAAGGCCTGCTCACGCCCGCAGCTCGCGGCGTAGTAGTTGCAGGTTTGGACCACGACGCCAAACGCCGCCTGTTTGATCTGCGACGCAATCTTGAAGGATTCGCAGCCGAACTGACAGCCGCGCGGGCCCGCGATGGACAGATCGCTCCTGCCTGGTTCGCGCGGCTGAACGACGCAGCAACGGGGTTCGCGAAAGCCATTGAAAGCGGTGACGTACGGGAGTCAACGCGAATCAACAGGCAGTTCCACGACCTGATCGTCGAAGCCAGTGGTAACGAATTCCTGGCCGATGCGCATCGCCGGGCCATAGCCAGGCTTGCGGTTTCTACAGCAGCGAATCTCGGCAAGGATGACTGGGCGCACAAGGCCGCCGAACAACACGTAGAAATTGCCCGGGCAATTGCAGACGGAGACGTAGCGTCTGCCCGCTCACTTTCGGAAGCCCACATAAGTGACGCCCAAAAGGTGGCGGATCTGGCGGCCTAA
- a CDS encoding winged helix-turn-helix domain-containing protein: MSVASGYVHISVRNANKAASNAGLRPGFGNRPGYAPATQGNGQQAPGYVPQGYNPNSYGQLRAVPTNEPAPMTAPTPVIAQSDRLRPVANDNVARGFVLYMGIDEETAAAAGTSIAKLAQEIRAYAQSLVTGAESYAAVAVAPAGAPGSALDVVRSTFGDPTVAARQRTEASRPAPQQEARPSGVLIDLARREVHLDGESLNLTFKEFELLNYLVENGTRTVGRDELLEGLWRNAEEVPNERTIDVHIRRLRSKLGRLANTVRTVRGQGYRFYEHPEVIVWAAPEYSI; this comes from the coding sequence ATGTCAGTTGCATCCGGTTACGTCCACATCTCCGTCCGAAACGCCAACAAGGCCGCTTCCAACGCAGGCCTCCGCCCCGGCTTCGGCAACCGCCCCGGCTACGCCCCCGCCACCCAAGGCAACGGCCAGCAGGCTCCCGGCTACGTGCCCCAGGGCTACAACCCCAACTCCTACGGCCAGTTGCGGGCAGTTCCCACCAATGAGCCAGCACCCATGACGGCGCCTACTCCCGTCATTGCGCAGTCTGACCGCCTCCGTCCCGTTGCCAACGACAACGTGGCCCGCGGCTTCGTGCTCTACATGGGCATTGACGAAGAAACTGCAGCAGCGGCTGGCACCTCCATTGCCAAGCTCGCCCAGGAAATCCGGGCCTACGCCCAGTCCCTGGTCACCGGCGCTGAGAGCTACGCTGCAGTCGCCGTCGCACCCGCCGGGGCACCCGGCTCCGCGCTCGACGTCGTACGTTCCACCTTCGGTGACCCCACGGTCGCCGCCCGCCAGCGCACCGAGGCTTCACGCCCGGCACCGCAGCAGGAAGCCCGCCCCTCCGGCGTGTTGATCGACCTCGCCCGCCGCGAAGTCCACCTCGACGGTGAGTCGCTGAACCTGACGTTCAAGGAATTTGAGCTCCTCAACTACCTCGTCGAAAACGGCACCCGCACGGTTGGCCGCGACGAACTGCTTGAGGGCCTGTGGCGCAACGCCGAAGAAGTGCCCAACGAGCGCACCATCGACGTCCACATCCGCCGCCTCCGCTCCAAGCTGGGCCGCCTCGCCAACACCGTACGCACCGTGCGTGGCCAGGGCTACCGCTTCTACGAGCACCCTGAGGTCATCGTCTGGGCCGCTCCGGAATACTCGATCTAG
- a CDS encoding HAD-IA family hydrolase, with protein MSHPAEPTSPSAQAERSPTLTVRAVLFDMDGTLVDSTAIVEQVWLEFAERYGLDYNEILRTSHGVQAGDTVRRYAPAGADLEALTAELGQMERTRTDGVIALPGAEALLAALPDDAIALVTSADRILADIRMKAAGLSMPTTAVTAEGVTRGKPHPEGYLKAAALLGAEPADVVVFEDAPAGIAAARAAGMRTVVVGDAGGELEPGMWRIPDYSAVTVTAVKDDDGGHLISFTL; from the coding sequence ATGAGCCATCCTGCCGAACCAACCTCGCCTTCCGCACAAGCCGAACGATCGCCAACCCTGACCGTCCGTGCTGTCCTGTTCGACATGGACGGAACACTGGTTGACTCCACAGCGATCGTCGAGCAGGTGTGGCTGGAATTCGCGGAACGATACGGCCTGGATTACAACGAGATCCTGCGGACGTCCCACGGCGTGCAAGCAGGCGATACTGTGCGCCGGTATGCTCCAGCAGGAGCCGATCTTGAAGCCTTGACTGCCGAGCTCGGCCAGATGGAACGAACGCGGACCGACGGCGTGATTGCCCTCCCTGGCGCCGAAGCGCTGCTCGCTGCCTTGCCGGACGACGCCATTGCGCTCGTCACATCCGCGGACCGCATCCTTGCCGATATCCGGATGAAGGCCGCTGGCCTTTCCATGCCAACTACTGCGGTCACCGCCGAAGGCGTTACGCGCGGCAAGCCGCACCCGGAGGGGTACCTCAAAGCCGCAGCATTGCTGGGCGCGGAACCAGCCGACGTCGTGGTTTTTGAGGACGCCCCGGCAGGTATCGCAGCCGCCCGGGCCGCCGGGATGCGAACCGTGGTGGTCGGCGACGCCGGTGGCGAGCTTGAGCCGGGCATGTGGCGTATCCCCGACTACTCCGCAGTCACCGTCACTGCCGTGAAGGACGACGACGGCGGTCACCTCATCAGCTTCACGCTTTAG
- a CDS encoding histidine phosphatase family protein — MSDHHIRRLVIMRHAKADWPMGVPDHERPLEERGHREAPLAGRWLLKHGVVPDFILCSSALRTRQTCTWVCDELGDKAPTPKLEDGLYAASANRMLTVINHVPDTVTTLMVISHMPGVQDLAMHLASRDSDHDAYMDAATRFPTSALTVMETEKPWAELDGQDARLTHFKVPRR, encoded by the coding sequence ATGAGTGACCATCACATCAGGCGCCTTGTGATCATGCGCCACGCCAAAGCGGATTGGCCCATGGGGGTCCCGGACCATGAACGTCCCCTCGAGGAACGCGGACACCGTGAAGCTCCGCTGGCTGGGCGATGGTTGCTCAAGCATGGGGTAGTTCCAGACTTCATTCTGTGCTCGTCTGCGCTGAGGACCCGCCAAACCTGCACGTGGGTGTGCGATGAGTTGGGGGACAAAGCCCCGACGCCCAAGCTCGAGGACGGCTTGTACGCTGCCTCGGCAAACCGGATGTTGACCGTGATCAACCATGTCCCGGACACTGTCACCACCTTGATGGTGATCTCGCACATGCCCGGTGTCCAGGACCTGGCCATGCATCTTGCTTCGCGCGACTCGGACCATGATGCCTACATGGATGCCGCCACACGGTTCCCAACCAGTGCTTTGACGGTGATGGAGACTGAGAAGCCATGGGCGGAGCTGGATGGGCAGGACGCTCGTCTGACGCACTTCAAGGTGCCGCGGCGCTGA
- a CDS encoding HAMP domain-containing sensor histidine kinase: MSTSSGVARKTQRNWLNPSTWHLRTRLVLVAMALLVAICGAVGVVSYASMDMYFNKQLDKQLEQASGRANDFGRPPSNFPSSGRPDPLEARGQGAGTLNARIDGSTVINSGFLNANGRRVALSAEDKQILLSLPRDNRPVDRSLSNGDYRLVAVETNYGDVIATGLPLADKQNAEASLVWTMVFVSLGGLVLIGLAGTVIIRRTMRPLEQLSEVATKVSRLPLDAGEVALAVRVPPSAAHPGTEVGSVGHALNQMLNNVSRALEARQESETKVRQFVADASHELRTPLTAIRGYTELLRMTENFTEDGRKSLARVQSQSERMTTLVEDLLLLARLDEGQPLKVTDVDLTQLVIETVSDEKVMAPDHIWKLQLPDEPITVRGDATQLHQVLANLLSNARKHTDPGTTVVAGVMLSADGSAVVTVTDNGPGIPTAFQGRIFSRFARADAARSGSEGTSGLGLSIVESIVQAHGGSVEVTSQPGRTEFTLRLPAALNERI; this comes from the coding sequence TTGTCCACCTCTTCCGGAGTAGCCCGCAAGACCCAGCGGAACTGGCTCAATCCCTCCACCTGGCATCTGCGCACGCGGTTGGTCCTGGTGGCGATGGCATTGCTGGTGGCGATTTGCGGTGCAGTTGGAGTGGTTAGTTACGCCTCCATGGACATGTACTTCAACAAACAGCTCGACAAGCAGTTGGAGCAGGCATCAGGCCGCGCGAATGACTTCGGCAGGCCGCCGTCGAACTTTCCCTCCAGCGGTCGGCCGGATCCGCTGGAGGCCCGTGGCCAAGGCGCCGGGACACTTAACGCGAGGATCGATGGTTCCACGGTCATCAACTCGGGCTTCCTCAACGCAAACGGTCGCCGCGTCGCACTCTCGGCAGAAGACAAGCAGATCCTGCTATCGCTCCCCCGCGACAACCGGCCCGTAGACCGTTCATTGTCCAACGGCGACTATCGGCTGGTGGCAGTTGAGACCAACTACGGCGATGTGATTGCGACAGGCCTGCCGTTGGCTGACAAGCAAAATGCCGAGGCCTCGCTGGTATGGACCATGGTGTTTGTTTCACTTGGCGGCCTGGTGCTGATCGGCCTCGCCGGCACCGTCATCATCCGCCGGACCATGCGGCCACTGGAGCAACTCTCGGAGGTTGCAACGAAAGTATCGCGCCTTCCCCTCGACGCCGGTGAGGTGGCACTCGCGGTGCGCGTACCGCCGTCGGCCGCTCATCCTGGAACTGAAGTTGGCAGCGTGGGCCACGCTTTGAACCAAATGCTCAACAACGTTTCCAGGGCCCTGGAAGCCCGTCAGGAGAGCGAAACCAAGGTCCGGCAGTTCGTTGCCGATGCCTCCCACGAACTTCGGACACCGCTGACCGCCATCCGTGGATACACCGAGCTGCTTCGTATGACGGAGAACTTCACGGAGGACGGCAGGAAGTCGCTGGCGCGGGTCCAGAGCCAGTCGGAACGGATGACCACGCTTGTGGAGGACCTGTTGTTGTTGGCGCGCCTGGATGAAGGCCAGCCGTTGAAGGTCACGGATGTGGACCTGACGCAGCTGGTGATCGAGACAGTCAGCGACGAAAAGGTGATGGCACCGGACCACATCTGGAAGCTACAACTCCCTGACGAGCCCATTACGGTGCGCGGGGACGCAACCCAGCTGCATCAGGTGCTGGCCAATCTGCTGTCCAACGCCCGCAAGCACACCGATCCAGGTACCACGGTGGTCGCAGGCGTCATGCTTTCCGCCGACGGTAGCGCGGTGGTCACCGTCACGGACAACGGGCCTGGTATTCCGACTGCTTTCCAGGGGCGAATCTTCTCGCGTTTTGCCCGGGCTGACGCGGCGAGATCGGGGTCGGAAGGGACCTCCGGATTGGGCTTGTCAATCGTCGAATCCATCGTCCAGGCGCATGGCGGCAGTGTGGAAGTAACGTCCCAGCCGGGACGCACGGAGTTCACTCTCCGACTCCCCGCAGCTTTGAACGAACGCATATAA